Genomic segment of Callithrix jacchus isolate 240 chromosome 9, calJac240_pri, whole genome shotgun sequence:
TTGTTTATGGGTTGAGATATTTCTAGTGTGCTGGAATAGTTCCTGCATCATTGTGTGAAACCCTGGATTGAAATAAATCCTTCTTTTATCCTCAGTGTTGAAATTAATGAGCGTGAAAGCTAATTTTAAATTCTGGTTAAAACATATCTGTAGAAAACTTAGGAGGAGGTGGTGAGAAGTTCTTAAAATGATAACCTTTCTGAGTCAATTGTGCAGAGCTAAATGAAGGAAATCTTCAGGCTGTAATCTTCATTCTCAcctttttaggatttttttttttaatttcatttgttatttaaGGGCAATTCCTGTCCCTTTTTGGAGTTACAGTAGACTTGCTTATAGTTGAAAGCATTAAGCTTCCCACCTGTTTGATTTTAGCAGCTGAAGGGATTAATACAGCTGctaggaaggagaaaggggagcTCTGAGCTGGAGTATAAACAATATGAAATTCTTGGAGTACAAGGGGTATaaggaatggaaaaaataaagtactGATCTCTTAACATTTGTTAAGAGCATTTGTTGATCCAATTCTCTGTTATCTCTTGATTCTGTAAGTTCAGTACTAAACAAGATTTTAGAGATTGTGTAATTGAGCAACTTCATTTTGCAAATATGAAGACTTGAAATTcagatgaatttaaaataatcGGATTCAAGCTTCAAAAGTAATGCCTTTACTTCTGAAACAGTCCTTAGTGCTATTAAACGTATTCCTGAATAGTGTGAGTTGTACAGTTGGCTTATATTAAGGGAGTACCCCAATGATAAATCCACAGGATTTTGTCTGTGATGATAGTCTATTAGAAAGAAGAATGAAGCTCAAGGAATAGTGGCAAAGCAAGTATTTGAGGCCTTATTCCATCTTGAGGTCCAGTCAGAAGAAAATACATTCCGTGTTTTTAATTCTGATGAACATGCTTGGTAGTGCTTTCCTGTAATCGTTAGACTTTGGCCTGTCCACTCTCAGGTTGAACCACCTTGTCTTTTCCGTAGTAGGATGCCATAAGAACTTCAGAATGACTGGTTGAGTGAATTtcgaattagaatttttgtattatgggcttccctcccctcctttaaCATTCATTTCTAGGCATTGAGCATTTGTTGATCCAATTCTCTGTTATCTCTTGAATGCCAGAGATAACTGTTTTACTGTCATGCCAAATATTGGTGTATTTTGACAGAATGAAATACTTAAATTCCAGGGTAAGGAGTGGGGATCCAGTGTCTTCTTGCCACTCtaattctctcttgttttttatttttggaaacggagtctagctctgtcacacaggctggagtgcagtggcacaatctcagctcaccgcaacctccgcctcctgggttcaagtgattttcctacctcagcctcctgagtagctgggattaagacacacgccaccacacctggctaatttttgtatttttagtagagatggagtttcaccatgttggttaggaactcctgacctcttgatccacctgcgttggcctcccaaagtgctgggattacaggtgtgagccatagcacctggccctCCAATTCTCTTCCAAAATAGCACTACAATCTGGTTTAACAAGTTGGGTTACAGTTTCATAATACAGTCCTTACCCTTGTGAGTAAGCTCTCTGCCTGGAGGTCTAATTCATCTTGGATTGATGTCTGAAGAATTAACATCACCTAGGAAGGTTTATAGAGACTATTAAGTCCAGTCATTTTATGGTTGGTTTTCTTGTTTGGGTTTTGAGAGTAAGTAAACTGGTAAGGTATAAAGAAGCTAAGTGACTTAATACTTGGTATTAAATTCTGAAGAGTTTCAACTTCAGGAAGAGCTGAATTGTGCTATGCACCTCCTTCCCAAAACTATTCTAACAGTTCAATTTTTCCTAGCCTAGTGGAAGTCTGAAAGTATACAACCccattttttctcattcagttcAGATTCCCCATCATTATCATTACTCACTACTTTTTGGTATCTCTTTCCATTAGTTCATGATATTTGGGTGGACAGAATAGCACAGCTGTTCTACTGGTAATTCTATTGGCTGTGAGAAAGATTTGGGAATGTAGTCCATTTCAGGAAGCAAGGAGAGGACACCACTGGGAAAGAGTAGAAAGCATGTTCCCAACCTACCAAGGGGCTGTCCTCCCCATTTAGAGATAGGCTGCTCTTAGACTGTTCTCACCCTAAAATAGTTGGTTTGCTTTAGTAGACCTTGGGAAGTGTGAGAAATTAGGAGAGAAATGGCTTCTCGGCACTGAAAAATGTTTGGGGAAGGTTGTTGTTGCCTGTCACCTTTATCTAATCCTGCCTGGTGACTTAGACTGTCAGATTTAAACTCCAGTGCTTCCTGTGAGGTATGTTGTACCAAGTTGGGCTGCATAACTCACCTTTtttctcccccctccccttctTTATCTCCTTTTGCCTTTCTCCAGCTGTGCTACCTATGTCTTCAGCCTTGAGTGTCACTGCTGCCTTAGGGCAGCCTGGACCTACCCTTCCCCCTCCTTGCTCTCCTACCCCGCAGCAGTGCCCTCTGTCACCTGCTAACCAGGCTGCTCCATTCCCTTCCCCCTCTACTATTGCCTCAACCCCATTTGAACTTCCTTTTCCCCAGTCATCCTCTGGAACAACCCTACCTTTGGGAACTTCCCCTGAAGCCCCAACCTTCCTACCAAACCTAATAGGGCCTCCCATCTCCCCAGCTGCCTTAGCTCTGGCCTCTCCCATGATAGCTCCAAATCTGAAAGGGGCCCCTTCCTCTTCAGCTCCCTTAGCTCTGGTTGCCCTGGCTCCCCACTCAATTCAGAAGGGTTCTGCTTTTCCGCCTAACCTCCTTACTTCACCACCTTCAGTGACTGTAGCTGAGTCAGGGTCAGTGATGCCTCTGTCAGCTCCCATTGCTCCCCCAGAACCAAAGACTAATCTTATTAAAGTTCCCTCTCAGGTAGTCCCTAATTTGAAAGGTAACCCCAATCCTCCAGGTATAGTCAGTGCTGTTCCTTACCACTGTGTGACTCCCTTGGCCTCTGTTCAGTCTGGAGTGGCCTCCTGTCCTCAGATAACACCCACCACTACCGTAGCCATCACTTCCTCTCAGATCAAAGATACCACCATTTCCTCAGATCTGACTTCTCCACAAAACCCAGGAAGCCTCAGCCTGAAGGGGCCTGTTAGTCCACCTGCTGCCTTACCTCTTGCAACTCAGTCACTTCTTTTCATGACCTCTTCTCAAAAGACTGCGGGTCCCAACACCACCCcagatttttccatttctctgggcTCTCATCTTGCACCTTTACATCAGAGTTCTTTTGGTTCTGTCCAACCTTTAGATCAGACAGGTTCTGGTGCTTTGTTAGACCCTACAGTGAAGACCATTTCTACAGATCATTCTTCCACAGGGGCCTCTTATCCTCCGCAGAGATCTGTaattcctccccttccttccaggAATGAGGTAGTTCCTGCTACTGTGGCTGCCTTTCCAGTGGTGGCTCCATCTGTTGACAAAGGTCCCTCTACCATCACTAGCATAACCTGCAGCCCTTCTGGCACCTTAAAAGTAGCTACCTCTTCTTCATTATCTCCTACAGCCTCTCTCATTCTCAGAAGCTCTCCTAATGCCACTCATCATCCTTCAGTGGCCCAGATTCCCATTTCTTCTGTTGGAACCACCCCACTTGTGACTAACCCCTGTACTATTGCTGCAGCACCTACTACCTTTGAGGTAGCTACTTGTCTTTCTCCTCCAATTTCCTCAGGTCCCATAAGCAACGTAGAACCAAATTCCCCTGCTGCATTGGTTATGGCACCTGTGGCTCCCAAAGAGCCTTCTGTTCAAGTCACAACCACTCTGGGGATACCAGTCTCTCCTCCTCTGCCAGACCCTAAAGACCTCAAAAATCTCCCCAGTTCAGTATTGATTAAATTTCCAACacaaaaaaatctccaaactgtaCCTGCCTCTCCTGAAGGAGCCCCTTTCTCTCCAGCCCAGGCAGAACTCATCACCAAGAAAGACTCTACTGTATTAACATTAGCCCAGGCAGCccaaaaaaaatctgcttttttcCAAAGTACATCCTCTTCTCCGGAGATATCTCTTTCTCCTGAAGCCACCCTAGCAAAGAAAAGCCTTGGAGGGCCTCTCCCTCTAGGTAGACCAGCCAGCTCTACAACCTCTCCCCTGGGTGTTAACTCCCCGGCCTCTGTAATCAAGACAGATTCTTATGCAGGCCCAGACTCTGCTGGTCTGCTTCTCAAAAGCTCTCTCACTAGCCCAACAGTGGCTGCATTTCCTTTGGAAAGTGCCAACCCTGCTGGGGTGGCTCCCACAATTGCCAAAGGTACCTCAACTTATACAACTACAGCCAGCCCTTTTCTAGAAGGAACTGTCTCTTTAGCTCCTAAAAACCACCCAGCTAAGGAAGGTACTTCCACTGTTATTACTTTACCCTTGGTTCCTACAGCCTCAGAAAATTGTCCTGTGTCTCTATCCCCCCAGAATACCTCTGCTTCTCTGACTACCGTAGTGCTGGCCCCTGAAATTCCCAAGTCTGTGCCCTCACCCTCTCTTTCCCCAGCTGGGACTCCTTCGGGTACAAAAAAGGCTGATGGTATTTCTCATACTTCAGCACTGGCACCTGTTGCTTCCTCTCCCAAAGGGTGTCCAACTGAAGACTCTGGTACTTCTGCTACTGCATCTTCCAAAGGAACTCTGACTTACCTAGCTGACTCCCCATCTCCTTCAGGGGTTAGTGTGTCTCCTCAGACTAAAAGACCTCCAACCAAGAAGGGTTCTGCTGGCCCTGATACTCCTGTTGGAAATCTCTCATCCCCTGTTTCTCCAGTTGAAGCGTTACTTCTTCCAGAGAACAGTCTTTCTTTTCAAGGCTCTAAAGACTCACCAAATGCAAAGCATTGTCCCACTCCTCCATCCCCCAGAGGGGCCCCTACTCCCTTGGCTGTGactcctctgtctcccaaaggaGTAACACAATCCCCCAAAGAGACCCCCACTCcttcagctgtgaatccaccCTCCCCCAGAGAGGGCCCAACTACCCCAGCCCCCAAACAGGCCTCCACTCTATCTATGACTTCCTCCTCCAAAAAGGCCCCAGCAACTCCAGCCCCTAAAGGAGGCCCCACTACCCCATCCCCCAAAGAGACCCCCATGCCCCCAGCTGCAACCTCGCCTTCCCCCAAAGGAGACCCAGCTACTCCATCCCCCAGAGAGGCCCCCACTCCCCCAGCTACAACTCCTCCCTCCCCCAAAGGAGGCTCAGCCACACCATCCCCCAAAGGGGCCTCTACCCCCGCAGCCATGACTTCAACCTCTCCAAAAAGAGGTCCTGCTACCCCACCCCCCAAAGGGGTCCCCACTCCCCCAGCTGCAACTCCTCCATCCCCCAGAATGACCCCCATTCCCGCAGCTATGACTCCTCCCTCCCCCAAAGGAGGCACAGCTAGGCCATCCCCCAAAGGAGCCCCCACCCCCTCAGCTGCGACTTCATCCTCTCCAAAAGGAGGTCCTGCTACCCCACCCCCCAAAGGGGCCCCAGCCACAACTCCTCCCTCCTCAAAAGGAAGTCCAGATACCCCACCTCCCAAAGGGGCCCTCACTCCCCCAACTGCAACTCCTTCCCCAAAAGGAGGCCTAGCTATGCCACCCCCCAAAGGGGTCCCCACTCCCCCAGCTGCAACTCCGACTTCTCCAAAAGGAGGTCCAGCTACTCTACCTCCCAAAGGGGTCCCCACTCCCCCAGCTATAACTCCTCCTTCCCCAAAAGGAGATCCAGATACCCCACCTCCCAAAAAGGCTCCCACTCCCCCAGCTACAATTCCTCCCTCCCCAAAAGGAGGCTCAGATGGCCCACCCCCTAAAGGAGCCCCCACTCCCTTAGCTGTGACTCCTCCCTCCCCAAAAGGAAGCCCAGCTACCCCATCCGCCAAAGGAGGCCCAGCTACTCCATCCCTCAAAGGGGCCCCCACTCTCCCAGCTGCAAGTCCCTCACCTAAAGGAGGCCCAACTACCCCATCCTCCAAAGAGGGCCCCACTCCCCTGGCTGCAACTCCATCCCCCAAAAGAGACCCAGCTTCCCCATCTGCCAAAGGGGACTCTGCTTCCCCATCAATGATTCCTCTCTCTCCCAAAAAGGCTCCAGCAATACCAGTTGCCAGAGAAGGCCCAGCTACCCCATCCAAAGGAGATTCCACTCCCCCAGCAGTGACTCCTGTCTCCCCCAAAAAGGCCCCAGCAACTTCAGCCCCCAAAGGAGGCTTAGCTATCCCATCCCGCAAAGGAAGCCCAGCTACTCCACACCCAAAAGGGGTACCCACTCTCCCAGCTACAACTCCCTCCTCTAAAGGAGGCCCAACTACCCCATCCTCCAAAGAGGACCCCACTCCCCCAGCTTCAACTCTCTCCCCCAAAAAGGCTCCAGCTACCCATTCCAAAGGAGATTCCACTCCCCCGGCAGTGACTCCTGTCTCCCCCAAAAAAGCCCCAGCAACTTCAGCCCCCAAAGGAGGCCCAGCTACAATTCCTTCCCCTAAAGGAGTCCCAACTACCCTATCCTCCAAAGGAGATCCCACTTTGTCAGCAGTGACTCCTCTTTCCCCCAAGGAGCCTCCAGCCCCCAAACATCCCCCCACTTCCTCTCCCAAAAAGGCCCCAGCAACTCCAGCCCCCAAAGGGGCCCCCACTCTGCCAACTATGATTTCTTCTTCCCCCAAAGAGGTCCCCACTACCCCATCCTCCAGAAGGGACCCCACTCCCCCAACAGTGACTCCTCTCTCTAAAAAGACCCCAGCAACTACAGCTCCCAAAGAGGCCCTCATTCCTCCAGCTATGACTTTTCCTTCCTCCCAAAAGACCCCAGCAATTTCAGCCCCCAAAGAAGCCCCAGCTACTGCATCCTCCAAAGAGACCTCCAATCCGCCAGCAGTGACTCCTCCCTCTTACAAAGAGGTCCTCATTCCCCCAACTATG
This window contains:
- the NACA gene encoding nascent polypeptide-associated complex subunit alpha isoform X1, which translates into the protein MPGEATETVPATEQELPQPQAETAVLPMSSALSVTAALGQPGPTLPPPCSPTPQQCPLSPANQAAPFPSPSTIASTPFELPFPQSSSGTTLPLGTSPEAPTFLPNLIGPPISPAALALASPMIAPNLKGAPSSSAPLALVALAPHSIQKGSAFPPNLLTSPPSVTVAESGSVMPLSAPIAPPEPKTNLIKVPSQVVPNLKGNPNPPGIVSAVPYHCVTPLASVQSGVASCPQITPTTTVAITSSQIKDTTISSDLTSPQNPGSLSLKGPVSPPAALPLATQSLLFMTSSQKTAGPNTTPDFSISLGSHLAPLHQSSFGSVQPLDQTGSGALLDPTVKTISTDHSSTGASYPPQRSVIPPLPSRNEVVPATVAAFPVVAPSVDKGPSTITSITCSPSGTLKVATSSSLSPTASLILRSSPNATHHPSVAQIPISSVGTTPLVTNPCTIAAAPTTFEVATCLSPPISSGPISNVEPNSPAALVMAPVAPKEPSVQVTTTLGIPVSPPLPDPKDLKNLPSSVLIKFPTQKNLQTVPASPEGAPFSPAQAELITKKDSTVLTLAQAAQKKSAFFQSTSSSPEISLSPEATLAKKSLGGPLPLGRPASSTTSPLGVNSPASVIKTDSYAGPDSAGLLLKSSLTSPTVAAFPLESANPAGVAPTIAKGTSTYTTTASPFLEGTVSLAPKNHPAKEGTSTVITLPLVPTASENCPVSLSPQNTSASLTTVVLAPEIPKSVPSPSLSPAGTPSGTKKADGISHTSALAPVASSPKGCPTEDSGTSATASSKGTLTYLADSPSPSGVSVSPQTKRPPTKKGSAGPDTPVGNLSSPVSPVEALLLPENSLSFQGSKDSPNAKHCPTPPSPRGAPTPLAVTPLSPKGVTQSPKETPTPSAVNPPSPREGPTTPAPKQASTLSMTSSSKKAPATPAPKGGPTTPSPKETPMPPAATSPSPKGDPATPSPREAPTPPATTPPSPKGGSATPSPKGASTPAAMTSTSPKRGPATPPPKGVPTPPAATPPSPRMTPIPAAMTPPSPKGGTARPSPKGAPTPSAATSSSPKGGPATPPPKGAPATTPPSSKGSPDTPPPKGALTPPTATPSPKGGLAMPPPKGVPTPPAATPTSPKGGPATLPPKGVPTPPAITPPSPKGDPDTPPPKKAPTPPATIPPSPKGGSDGPPPKGAPTPLAVTPPSPKGSPATPSAKGGPATPSLKGAPTLPAASPSPKGGPTTPSSKEGPTPLAATPSPKRDPASPSAKGDSASPSMIPLSPKKAPAIPVAREGPATPSKGDSTPPAVTPVSPKKAPATSAPKGGLAIPSRKGSPATPHPKGVPTLPATTPSSKGGPTTPSSKEDPTPPASTLSPKKAPATHSKGDSTPPAVTPVSPKKAPATSAPKGGPATIPSPKGVPTTLSSKGDPTLSAVTPLSPKEPPAPKHPPTSSPKKAPATPAPKGAPTLPTMISSSPKEVPTTPSSRRDPTPPTVTPLSKKTPATTAPKEALIPPAMTFPSSQKTPAISAPKEAPATASSKETSNPPAVTPPSYKEVLIPPTMTSPFPKEAPTTLAVIPPSPKKGPATPAPKETPTLLPVTPSSLKDTPTSPVSVTCKMGATVPQASKGLPAKKGPTALKEIFVAPTSESTPVITAPTGKGPQTKKSSAISSPMCPDPSANNGTKGPPSTVAPAPLLPAQKGSSKTAKGKDASHFPKGPLASPESQASIPLTTAASEKVLPKPESVSVSLAPTPPVSLPLAPSPVPPLLPTQQFLPSSSGLVLESPSKPLAPADEDELPPLIPPEPISGGMPFQSVLVNMPTPKSAGIPVPTPSAKQPVLKNNKGSGTESDSDESVPELEEQDSTQATTQQAQLAAAAEIDEEPVSKAKQSRSEKKARKAMSKLGLRQVTGVTRVTIRKSKNILFVITKPDVYKSPASDTYIVFGEAKIEDLSQQAQLAAAEKFKVQGEAVSNIQENTQTPTVQEESEEEEVDETGVEVKDIELVMSQANVSRAKAVRALKNNSNDIVNAIMELTM